In a single window of the Thunnus albacares chromosome 1, fThuAlb1.1, whole genome shotgun sequence genome:
- the loxl1 gene encoding lysyl oxidase homolog 1 has protein sequence MLPMVVTCLVFILLGSGQAQVATQTRGQSQSRGQGQDSSATPWRQVIQWENNGRMYSLLNSGAEYVPAGAGAQDRGPRVVVADTRSRSSQRPQRGNVRRQAPSRGSSETVRGQARHPFGFGQVPDNWRQTAGTTGGSHFQGSSSTRFRPSTGSSFSSSSSSFSSSSYNVPSYQQYPLPQQPPFQPVPYDPSFGDGQVRNYEPPFQPVVGGGYGGGGYGAGRGYTGGGFGGGVAPVLPGSPSDFAEDGYHFYQSYGYGPNPVVPARAAQPPFSDGLDHRYTHSIYNEDSAPAVPAPAVPAPDANHATPVVVDRTGAAGQPPIRSPQYEQFPPFGRPQPPFMQPIPPGRNSPNSAPENPSVNVGSVYRPEQRGLPDLVPDPNYVQASTYIQRAHMYSLRCAAEEKCLSSSAYGSETTDYDVRVLLRFPQRVKNKGTADFMPNRPRHTWEWHSCHQHYHSMDEFSHYDLLEASSGRKVAEGHKASFCLEDTTCDFGHLKRYACTAHTQGLSPGCYDTYNADIDCQWIDITDIQPGNYVLKLQVNPKFLVLESDFTNNVVRCNIHYTGRFVTTTNCKIAQS, from the exons ATGTTGCCTATGGTTGTGACATGTTTGGTATTCATCCTGCTGGGCTCGGGGCAAGCGCAGGTTGCCACACAGACTCGGGGGCAGAGCCAGAGTCGGGGCCAGGGGCAGGACAGCTCTGCTACCCCTTGGAGGCAGGTGATTCAGTGGGAGAACAATGGCCGCATGTATAGCTTGCTGAACAGTGGAGCTGAATATGTCCCTGCTGGGGCGGGGGCCCAGGACAGAGGTCCTAGGGTGGTTGTAGCAGATACACGTTCACGCTCTTCACAAAGACCTCAGAGAGGCAATGTCCGCAGACAGGCACCATCAAGAGGGTCCTCTGAGACTGTCCGTGGGCAGGCCAGGCATCCTTTCGGCTTTGGGCAAGTACCTGATAACTGGAGACAAACTGCAGGCACCACAGGTGGTAGCCACTTTCAGGGATCCTCTAGCACTCGCTTCAGGCCATCCACAGgctcttcattttcatcatcctcatcatccttttcttcatcttcttatAATGTACCATCCTACCAACAGTACCCATTGCCTCAACAGCCTCCCTTCCAACCAGTACCTTATGACCCTAGTTTTGGGGATGGACAAGTCAGGAACTATGAGCCACCCTTTCAGCCTGTCGTCGGTGGAGGATATGGCGGTGGAGGGTATGGTGCTGGACGGGGATACACTGGAGGAGGGTTTGGAGGTGGTGTGGCCCCTGTGCTCCCAGGCTCTCCTTCTGACTTTGCTGAAGATGGTTACCACTTCTACCAGTCTTATGGCTACGGGCCCAATCCTGTGGTTCCTGCACGTGCTGCCCAACCACCATTTTCAGATGGTCTGGACCACAGATACACCCACAGTATCTACAACGAGGACTCTGCTCCAGCTGTCCCTGCCCCCGCTGTCCCTGCCCCTGACGCTAATCACGCCACTCCTGTGGTAGTGGACAGGACAGGAGCAGCCGGTCAACCACCAATCAGGAGCCCTCAGTATGAGCAGTTTCCTCCATTTGGAAGACCCCAACCTCCCTTCATGCAGCCCATTCCTCCAGGCAGAAATTCTCCAAACTCTGCCCCTGAGAATCCCAGTGTCAATGTCGGGAGTGTGTACCGACCAGAACAGAGAG GTTTGCCTGACCTGGTTCCTGATCCCAACTATGTCCAGGCTTCCACATACATCCAGAGAGCCCACATGTACTCCCTCCGCTGTGCTGCTGAGGAAAAATGCCTATCAAG CTCTGCCTATGGCTCCGAGACCACCGACTATGATGTTAGAGTCCTTCTACGTTTCCCACAGAGGGTGAAGAACAAGGGTACTGCTGACTTCATGCCTAACAGGCCACGTCATACCTGGGAGTGGCACAGCTGTCATCA GCACTACCACAGTATGGACGAGTTCAGCCATTATGATTTACTGGAGGCCAGCTCTGGCCGCAAAGTCGCAGAGGGACACAAGGCTAGCTTCTGTCTAGAAGACACAACCTGTGACTTTGGTCACCTGAAGCGTTATGCCTGCACCGCTCACACTCAG GGTCTGAGCCCAGGCTGCTATGATACATACAATGCTGATATTGACTGCCAGTGGATTGACATCACAGACATCCAGCCTGGAAACTACGTACTAAAA CTCCAGGTCAATCCCAAGTTCTTGGTGCTGGAATCAGATTTTACCAACAATGTGGTCAGGTGTAACATTCACTACACAGGACGGTTTGTTACAACAACCAACTGCAAGATCGCACA